A single window of Pseudarthrobacter defluvii DNA harbors:
- a CDS encoding dodecin, which produces MSNHTYSISEIVGTSTQGVDDAVRNGIAKASQTLRNLDWFEVKEVRGHLEDGKVADWQVTIKIGFRLEEQ; this is translated from the coding sequence TTGTCCAACCACACGTACAGCATTTCTGAAATTGTCGGCACCTCCACCCAAGGCGTGGATGACGCCGTCCGCAACGGCATTGCCAAGGCCTCGCAGACGCTTCGGAACCTCGACTGGTTCGAGGTCAAGGAAGTCCGCGGCCACCTTGAGGACGGGAAGGTCGCGGACTGGCAGGTCACCATCAAAATCGGTTTCCGCCTGGAAGAGCAGTAA
- a CDS encoding helix-turn-helix domain-containing protein, which yields MGQSAEFGKFLKAMRSRLSPDVAGTGPSTGARRVPGLRREEVARLAGVSTDYYVRLEQGRNIHPSRTVLDAVARALRLDSSEHAHMLDLLENCASAPREPGAGAAQGVRPALRQLLEAVGDVPALVLGRRNDVLAGNRMAFLLFADFPALPPAERNLTRWTILDPAARELFRDWKTVAAEAAGSLRLDVGRHPNDPQANHLVGELAVHSEHFRQWWAGHRVATRAAGTVRLHHPAVGDLELNFENLVLPEDPDQTLRVYSARPGSPSSDALALLGSLGARPAVDAERDATAVADGGQPG from the coding sequence ATGGGTCAAAGCGCCGAGTTCGGAAAATTCCTCAAAGCCATGCGGTCCCGGTTGAGTCCGGACGTGGCCGGCACCGGTCCCAGCACGGGCGCCCGCAGGGTTCCGGGTTTAAGGCGGGAGGAAGTCGCCCGGCTGGCCGGGGTCAGCACCGACTACTACGTCCGGTTGGAGCAAGGCCGCAACATCCATCCGTCCCGTACGGTGCTGGACGCCGTTGCCCGGGCACTGCGCCTGGACAGCAGCGAGCACGCGCACATGCTGGACCTGCTGGAGAACTGCGCCAGTGCTCCCCGTGAACCCGGTGCCGGCGCAGCACAGGGCGTCCGGCCCGCACTGCGCCAGCTGCTCGAGGCAGTCGGGGACGTGCCCGCGCTGGTGTTGGGCCGGCGCAATGACGTCCTGGCCGGCAACAGGATGGCATTCCTGCTGTTCGCCGACTTTCCGGCACTGCCGCCAGCGGAGCGAAACCTCACCAGGTGGACCATCCTGGACCCCGCAGCCCGGGAGCTGTTCAGGGATTGGAAGACGGTGGCTGCTGAAGCGGCAGGATCGCTCCGCCTGGACGTGGGCCGGCACCCGAATGATCCCCAGGCCAATCACCTGGTGGGTGAGCTGGCGGTCCACAGCGAACACTTCCGCCAGTGGTGGGCCGGGCACCGGGTGGCCACCCGCGCAGCCGGCACCGTCCGGCTTCACCACCCCGCGGTGGGGGACCTGGAACTGAACTTTGAAAACCTTGTCCTGCCGGAGGACCCCGACCAGACGCTGCGCGTGTATTCCGCCCGGCCGGGATCGCCGTCGTCGGACGCCCTGGCCCTGTTGGGCAGCCTGGGCGCGAGGCCTGCGGTTGACGCGGAGCGGGACGCAACCGCCGTGGCAGACGGTGGCCAACCGGGCTGA
- a CDS encoding aldo/keto reductase, with protein sequence MSELTLNNGVTIPQLGFGVFQVPPEETQRTVEDALEAGYRHIDTAAAYRNEAGVGAALAATGIAREDIFVTTKLRNGEQGRAQEAFQNSRKALGLDYIDLYLIHWPVPSQGLFVQAWKEMERLYENKEIRAIGVSNFLADHLDTLLESAETVPAVNQIELHPSYQQADLAAKCRGLGIAVEAYSPLGQGGDLNGNAVTEIAAAHNATTAQVVLAWHLANGNIVIPKSANPGRIRENFAASSLTLSQDELAAITALESGARIGSDPAVASFTQM encoded by the coding sequence ATGTCAGAGCTGACACTCAACAATGGCGTCACCATCCCCCAGCTTGGCTTCGGCGTTTTCCAGGTCCCGCCGGAAGAAACCCAGCGGACCGTGGAGGACGCCCTGGAAGCGGGCTACCGCCACATCGACACCGCCGCCGCCTACCGCAACGAGGCAGGAGTGGGAGCCGCACTTGCCGCCACCGGCATCGCACGGGAGGACATCTTTGTCACCACCAAGCTCCGCAACGGTGAGCAAGGCCGGGCGCAGGAAGCATTCCAGAACAGCCGCAAGGCCCTTGGCCTTGACTACATCGACCTCTACCTCATCCACTGGCCCGTTCCCTCGCAGGGGCTCTTCGTGCAAGCGTGGAAGGAGATGGAGCGGCTGTACGAGAACAAGGAAATCCGCGCCATTGGCGTCTCCAACTTCCTCGCCGACCACCTGGACACCCTGCTGGAGTCCGCGGAAACCGTGCCCGCCGTCAACCAGATCGAACTGCACCCCAGCTACCAGCAGGCTGACCTGGCGGCCAAGTGCCGCGGCCTGGGCATTGCCGTCGAGGCCTACAGCCCGCTGGGCCAGGGCGGGGACCTGAACGGAAACGCCGTCACCGAAATCGCCGCTGCGCACAATGCCACCACCGCCCAGGTAGTGCTTGCCTGGCACCTCGCCAACGGAAACATCGTCATTCCCAAGTCAGCGAACCCGGGCCGTATCCGCGAGAACTTCGCGGCTTCGTCCCTGACGCTGTCCCAGGACGAGCTGGCCGCCATCACGGCGCTCGAGTCCGGCGCCCGCATCGGTTCCGATCCTGCCGTCGCCTCCTTTACCCAGATGTAG
- a CDS encoding FadR/GntR family transcriptional regulator, which produces MARKSLVGVVADELLDRIIEGEFPPGSTVPGEHELSARHEVSRMTVREAMKTLQAQRILSVERGRGTFVNPLSRWASLEAVLRAASEGKNDADASIQLIELRRMLETGACELAAGRISEEDITALFNYISAMKSAHSINDVAAFVEADLAFHDVILGASGNVFVSVLFEPLHRVLEKRRTETSAVPDIQEHAIGHHQNIAEALQSGDAVRSREAMDAHMQQTLDDLRHLVLEAK; this is translated from the coding sequence ATGGCAAGGAAGTCGCTGGTAGGCGTGGTGGCCGACGAGCTGCTGGACCGCATCATCGAAGGCGAGTTTCCGCCCGGCTCAACCGTTCCCGGCGAGCACGAACTCAGTGCCCGCCATGAGGTCAGCCGCATGACCGTCCGCGAAGCGATGAAGACGCTGCAGGCCCAGCGCATCCTGAGCGTGGAGCGCGGCCGGGGAACATTCGTCAACCCCCTCAGCCGCTGGGCCTCGCTGGAAGCAGTCTTGCGTGCAGCATCCGAGGGCAAGAACGACGCCGATGCCTCCATCCAGCTCATCGAACTCCGCCGCATGCTTGAAACGGGAGCCTGCGAGCTTGCCGCAGGGCGCATCAGCGAAGAGGACATCACCGCCCTGTTCAACTACATCTCGGCGATGAAGTCCGCCCACAGCATCAACGATGTCGCGGCCTTTGTGGAGGCGGACCTCGCCTTCCACGACGTCATCCTGGGCGCCTCCGGCAATGTCTTCGTTTCGGTCCTGTTCGAGCCGCTGCATCGGGTCCTTGAGAAGCGCAGGACCGAGACCTCCGCCGTTCCTGACATCCAGGAGCACGCCATCGGCCACCACCAGAACATCGCCGAAGCGCTGCAGTCCGGCGACGCGGTCCGGTCCCGCGAGGCCATGGACGCCCATATGCAGCAGACCCTGGACGACCTCAGGCACCTGGTGCTGGAAGCGAAGTAG